One Solea senegalensis isolate Sse05_10M linkage group LG13, IFAPA_SoseM_1, whole genome shotgun sequence DNA segment encodes these proteins:
- the LOC122779825 gene encoding flavin-containing monooxygenase FMO GS-OX4 translates to MARMLRRVAVVGAGAAGLCAARHILSRPNTFTHPAVFELSDNVGGTWCYEERVGTHDNGRPVHSSMYRDLRTNLPKEVMMFPDFPFDPELGSFLPHQEVRKYLLRYCESHGIRPHIRFNTVVENVKPVAVAAGDGGETTMWEVTSSESPGCRKTETFDSVFVCVGHYSNPHIPNIPGIQNFKGKVLHSHSYRFAEPFSGQSVVVLGAKASGLDISCELAKVGAEVTLSHRAPRLSVPLPTGIRQSSTVVAIEDDGRIRFQDGSVAGADVLLFCTGYNFSFPFLDANRLGLDIQDHSVSPLYHFLFPPAFPSLIFIGICKLICPFPNFNCQVQFALAVLDGSVTLPPRSQMEDEVLREQQEKLQRGVKQRHLLVLQHTQWDYCQMLARTAGFAPLPAVVCSLYEEVWRQRRIHPQNYRRLNYRLVSDSEWRLSDGETLTVS, encoded by the exons ATGGCGAGGATGTTGCGGCGGGTGGCTGTGGTCGGGGCCGGAGCGGCAGGACTCTGCGCAGCCAGACACATCCTGTCTCGTCCAAACACCTTCACTCATCCAGCGGTGTTTGAGCTCAGCGACAACGTCGGCGGCACCTGGTGTTATGAGGAGCGAGTGGGCACACATGACAACGGCCGGCCGGTCCACAGCAGCATGTACAGAGacctcag AACCAACCTGCCCAAAGAGGTCATGATGTTTCCTGATTTCCCCTTTGACCCTGAGCTCGGCAGCTTCCTGCCTCATCAAGAGGTGCGGAAGTACCTGCTGAGATACTGTGAAAGCCACGGCATCCGGCCGCACATCAGG TTCAACACTGTGGTGGAAAACGTCAAACCTGTTGCTGTGGCGGCGGGGGACGGGGGCGAGACGACGATGTGGGAGGTGACCTCATCCGAATCGCCGGGTTGTCGGAAGACCGAGACCTTTGACTCGGTCTTTGTCTGCGTAGG ACACTACTCAAACCCACACATCCCAAACATACCAGGGATACAGaactttaaag GAAAAGTGCTGCACAGTCACTCGTACCGGTTTGCGGAGCCGTTCTCGGGACAGTCGGTCGTGGTCCTGGGAGCCAAAGCGTCAGGACTGGACATTTCCTGCGAACTGGCTAAAGTTGGTGCAGAG gtGACTCTGAGTCATCGTGCTCCtcgtctctctgtccctcttccCACTGGGATTCGCCAGTCCAGTACAGTGGTGGCGATCGAAGACGACGGCAGAATTCGCTTCCAG GACGGCTCGGTGGCCGGGGCTGACGTTCTCCTCTTCTGCACTGGCTACAACTTCAGCTTTCCCTTCCTGGACGCGAATCGGCTGGGTCTGGACATCCAGGACCACTCGGTGTCTCCGCTgtaccacttcctgtttcccccCGCCTTCCCGTCGCTCATCTTCATCGGCATCTGTAAACTCATCTGTCCTTTCCCCAACTTCAACTGCCAG GTCCAGTTCGCGCTGGCAGTGTTGGACGGCTCTGTCACTTTACCGCCTCGGTCACAGATGGAGGACGAGGTCCTGcgggagcagcaggagaagctgcAGCGTGGAGtcaaacagcgccacctgctggtgctGCAACACACTCAGTGGGATTACTGCCAGATGCTGGCTCGCACTGCCGGCTTTGCACCACTGCCCGCGGTCGTGTGCAGTCTTTACGAGGAAGTGTGGCGGCAGCGGCGGATCCACCCCCAGAACTATCGCAGACTGAACTACAGGCTGGTAAGCGACTCGGAGTGGAGGCTGAGCGACGGAGAAACGCTGACGGTTTCATAG
- the LOC122779823 gene encoding P2Y purinoceptor 3 produces the protein MMGLHRVSSVTADANHANTSGTLPSSSLHWSSCSIDESYKYVFLPVCYSLTFLFSLTLNSVVLLRSCRHHGGCCGTGGRRWNTSLIYMVNLATTDLMYGLSLPFLVASYMLRDSWVFGDFMCRLVRFLFYFNLYCSIFFLTCISVHRYLGICHPMRTITLESKRVVKGTCALVWVVVFILTCPIFRFAQTGYIRRRGSRVPGSEGEGDGGNTTAEQDGEGYVNCWDDAIDKEFADYVPYGIVLHLLGFFVPFVIIAWCYSQVVRTIFQTLRSPPSSIAGGDDCHVGDGPTEGVRDRDRTSVSISGSQYSHYIRRRRKSIKTIVTITLLFALCFLPFHVTRTLFLLLRRGQLGGCNVMKTVSICYKVTRPLASCNAWLNALLYFLTGDKGAPCCWPAENTVRQDHRSGSLWWPLKLLKKEAMGEDDQEAAEKVEREVHMENESKSSRVIF, from the exons ATGATGGGATTACATCGAGTCTCCAGCGTCACTGCAGACGCTAACCACGCCAACACCTCTGGCACCCTGCCCAGCTCGTCGCTCCATTGGTCGTCCTGCAGTATCGATGAATCCTACAAGTACGTCTTCCTGCCCGTCTGCTACTCACTGACGTTCCTCTTCAGCCTCACGCTCAACTCGGTGGTGCTGCTGCGCTCCTGCCGCCACCATGGCGGCTGCTGCGGCACTGGCGGCCGGCGCTGGAACACGTCACTGATCTACATGGTGAACCTGGCCACCACGGACCTGATGTACGGACTGTCGCTGCCGTTTCTGGTGGCGAGCTACATGCTGAGGGACAGCTGGGTGTTCGGGGACTTCATGTGCCGCCTTGTGCGCTTCCTCTTCTACTTTAACCTCTACTGCTCCATCTTCTTCCTCACCTGCATCTCTGTGCACAG GTACTTGGGGATTTGCCATCCGATGAGGACCATCACTCTGGAGAGCAAGCGGGTGGTGAAGGGGACCTGCGCATTGGTGTGGGTGGTGGTTTTCATTCTCACCTGCCCCATCTTCAGGTTCGCTCAGACGGGATACATCAGGCGCAGAGGCAGCAGAGTCCCTGGAtctgaaggagaaggagacggTGGGAATACGACAGCGGAACAGGACGGGGAAGGATACGTGAACTGCTGGGACGATGCCATCGATAAGGAGTTTGCAGACTACGTACCATACGGAATTGTCCTCCATCTGCTGGGCTTCTTCGTGCCCTTCGTCATTATTGCGTGGTGCTACTCTCAGGTGGTCAGGACCATATTTCAGACCCTGCGCTCTCCTCCCAGCTCGATAGCGGGTGGTGATGACTGTCATGTGGGGGACGGACCAACAGAGGGAGTAAGAGATCGGGATAGAACCTCGGTTTCCATCTCAGGCTCGCAGTACTCCCACTACATCCGCCGCCGGCGGAAATCCATCAAGACCATCGTGACCATCACGCTGCTGTTTGCGCTCTGCTTTTTGCCCTTCCATGTGACACGGACGCTGTTCCTGCTCCTGCGGCGCGGGCAGCTCGGAGGCTGCAATGTCATGAAGACCGTTTCCATCTGCTACAAGGTCACGCGTCCGCTAGCCTCCTGCAACGCCTGGCTCAACGCCCTCCTATATTTCCTGACAGGAGATAagggcgccccctgctgctggcCTGCAGAAAACACTGTCCGTCAAGACCACCGGAGTGGCTCCCTCTGGTGGCCACTGAAGCTCCTAAAGAAGGAGGCGATGGGGGAGGACGACCAGGAGGCGGCAGAGAAGGTTGAAAGGGAAGTACACATGGAGAACGAGTCCAAGTCTTCAAGAGTCATCTTCTAA
- the im:7136398 gene encoding schwannomin-interacting protein 1, translated as MLKRGTGVRTDDSAGGVWTDVWGEEDDFTRCRVSVVASRFHNHRNLQLCFINNGDSEDEEDGNNKEVSVGTGRRGCHASGLKQEVVTALRTLRDELLAEQKEMERLTSSSCVAKRKHLERWELQECSVQQLSSMRASLQQEVHALSSELVAHLLVRDQWRTTQDAMLLDVQDLT; from the exons atgcTCAAA AGGGGGACGGGGGTGAGGACGGACGACAGTGCCGGGGGAGTGTGGACAGATGTGTGGGGGGAGGAAGATGACTTCACGAGGTGTCGCGTCTCCGTCGTCGCATCACG GTTTCACAACCACAGGAACCTGCAGCTGTGCTTCATCAACAACGGAGAcagtgaagatgaggaggaCGGAAACAACAAGGAG GTGTCCGTGGGGACGGGACGCAGAGGCTGTCATGCCTCTGggctgaaacaggaagtggtgacTGCTCTGAGGACACTGAGGGACGAACTGCTGGCTGAACAGAAGGAGATGGAG cgtCTGACCAGCAGCAGTTGTGTTGCCAAGAGGAAACATCTGGAGCGTTGGGAGCTCCAGGAGTGTTCAGTGCAGCAACTAAGCAGCATGAGAGCGTCACTGCAACAGGAAGTTCACg CTCTGAGCTCGGAGCTCGTGGCCCACCTGCTGGTGAGAGACCAGTGGAGGACGACACAGGACGCCATGCTGCTGGACGTCCAGGACCTGACCTAA
- the LOC122779855 gene encoding P2R1A-PPP2R2A-interacting phosphatase regulator 1, with protein MERMEVDQCAGAGGGALRRSNSAPMITSVSDGMTIFSPVSSARYRRSSVSINPSCPSQLVPLSPFSLTGDRLDQKRQEENMEMTLRGSLQRLSASSLVPVPPVSPWHDHTSVWFPSQDGGVTPNSSPSPTRRFRPAVSATVRWPALTPLKRKGGVESDGPPKKLFVAGITDPAHRSSYSLSVSPSTADSPPAGGVSPQSSPLSPPPSFSPHQHPGH; from the exons ATGGAGCGGATGGAGGTGGACCAGTGCGCAGGCGCAGGAGGCGGGGCTCTACGCAGGTCGAACAGCGCCCCCATGATCACCAGTGTCAG tgatGGGATGACCATTTTCAGCCCCGTGTCTTCAGCTCGATACAGACGCAGTAGCGTGTCCATCAACCCCAGCTGTCCGTCTCAG CTCGTCCCgctctctcccttctctctgaCCGGAGACAGACTGGACCAGAagagacag gaggAGAACATGGAGATGACACTCAGAGGGAGTCTGCAGAGACTCAG tgctTCCAGTCTAGTTCCAGTTCCTCCCGTCAGTCCGTGGCATGACCACACGTCAGTG tggTTTCCATCGCAGGACGGCGGAGTCACGCCCAACTCATCCCCGAGTCCCACACGGCGGTtcag ACCTGCAGTCAGCGCCACCGTCAGATGGCCCGCACTCACGCCGCTGAAGAGGAAAG GTGGCGTCGAGTCTGACGGACCCCCGAAGAAGCTCTTTGTTGCCGGGATCACAGACCCCGCCCACCGCAGCAGCTACTCTCTCAG cgTCTCACCATCAACGGCAGACTCTCCACCAGCTGGGGGCGTCAGTCCTCAGTCCAGCCCTCTGTCCCCGCCCCCTTCTTTTAGCCCCCACCAGCACCCGGGACATTAG